TCTCAACTTTATGCTGCAACTAAGCAAAGCGCTGCTGCTGACTTAGCTATTACTTAGCTTTATACTCTGTCTCCTAATGGAGGAATATATAAGTTAGCTACTGGAGTGTGTGGTCCTTTGCCAAAGGGACACGTAGGACTTCTGTTAGGTCGAAGCAGCAGTGCTATGCGAGGGTTAATGGTGGTTCCGGGAATCATTGATCCTGATTTTACCGATGAAATTCTTATTATGGTCCAAGTCTCACAATTTATGCGCCTAGCAGCAGGGGAACATATTGCACAATTGCTtctattgcctttttttccttttgtatctaGAGATGTGTCTCGTCAAGGAGGTTTCggtagtactgggaaaactgttttctgggaaaCCTTAGTTTCTGATCAAAAACCTCTATGTTCTTTGCAAATTAATGGAATACTTTTTGAAGGATTAGTCGACACAGGAGCAGATCTGTTTGGCTCAGTGGCCTACtcattggaaaaagaaacaagtctcAGTTACTTTATCCGGCCTAGGCACTGCTTCTGTAGTTTATCAAAGTACTGAGCCCCTGAGCTGTGTAGGACCCGAAGGACAACAaggaaaagtattattttatactgTTCCCATTACTATTAACCTTTGCAGCCGTGATCTTTTACAGCAATTTGGTGCCTTTCTAAGTATTCCTCATATTTCTCCAGCTGCCAGAAATATGATGTTCAAGATGGGCTACAATCCTTTAAACTCGTAGCCACTGTCCACAAGCCTCAAGCTTTACAATTAAAGTGGAAAACTACAATTCCTGTTTGGGTGGAACAGTGGCCATTGTCTAAAGAAAAACTTGAGGCTTTGAAAGATTTAGTTAAGGAACAATTGGCCGAGGGGCATATAGAACCAAGTACTTCcgcatggaattcccctgtgtttgtcattgaaaagaaaagtggaaaatggCACTTATTAACTGATCTTAGAGCTGTAAATGCCTGTATTCAACCTATGGGGACTTTACAACCTGGTCTTCCCAATCCAGCCCTTATCCcacaaaattggaaattaatggtcatagaccttaaagattgttTTTTTACTATTCCGTTACAACCCCaacattgtgaaaaatttgcctttactgttCCCGAATATAATAATGGACAGCCTACTCAAAGATACCAATGGAAAGTTCTCCCTCAAGGTATGCTTAATAGTCCTACTCTATGTCAAAAATTTGTTCATAGAGCTTTAAATCCTGTTAGATGCCAATTCCCCACTGTATTAATTTACCATTACATGGATGATATTTTATTGGCAACTCCTGATGAAGTCTTACAGAGTCAAGTTTTTCAAGCTTTACAACAACAATTAACTCAATATAATTTACCTACTTCTCCTGAAAAAAATTCAGACtcaatttcctattcaatatCTAGGATACCTTTTAGCAGAAAAGCATATTCGGCCTCAAAAGGTTCAAATTCGAAGAGATCAACTTTTGACccttaatgattttcaaaaattgttaggGGACATAAATTGGCTTCGCCCCATCTTAGGCATCCCTACTTATAAATTGCGACATTTATTTGCTACCTTAGAAGGGGACTCAGATTTAAATAGTTCCCGTCAATTATCCCCTGCAGCAGAAGAAGAGTTGtcatttgtagaaaataaaattagtaaagcTCATCTTGATTATATTGCGCCCAATCTTCcagtttctttgtgtctttttcatactccTTATTCGCCAACGGCCGTTTTACATCAAGATAATAACATTCTGGAATGGCTGTTTTTAgctaataaagccattaaaaaaatacacccCTACATTGATAAGTTGgctaaattaattattaaaggaCGACATCGAGCTTGTCAGTTGCTTGGTACTGATCCTATAAAAATTATTACCTGATTAATCAATACATTGAATCTCTACTAGAAACTCATGAAGGTTGGCAAGTGGCTTGTGCTGAGTATGCTGGTTCTTTTTCTCAACACTATcctagtaataaattatttgccttcCTACAACAATATTCTCTACTGCCATATAATCCTCTCTCTTATACTCCAGTTAAAGGTCccaccttttttactgatgcttctAGCAATGGAAAAGCTAGATACTGGACATCAGataattcaaaaatttctcaCTATCCTTTTGAATCAGTACAACAGGGAGAACTTTTTGCCATTCTTAGGGTTCTACAAGACTGGCCTCAGACACCTTGTAATATAGTTAGTGATTCCCAATATGCTGTATATGTAactaaatatatttctcaaaCTTCCTTACCATCATTTCCTCAAACTCCTTtacaaaaagtattttctctattatttgcAACTCTTACTTCTCGCATTGCCCCCCTTTTTGTCACTCATATTCGTTCCCATTCAGCTTTGCCAGGACCTTTAACTTTTGGCAATAGCCAGATTGATTCTTTACTTATTGGCAGTGTCCAACGGGCTCAGGCTGAGCACCAATTACATCATACTAACAGTTTAGGATTACAACGGCGATTTTCTATAACACACCATCAAGCCCAAGCTATATTGCCAGAGCGTGTCCATCTTGTGCTCCTATTACTGCACCTTTTTTAAGTCCAGGTATCAACTCCCGAGGCACTCAACAAAACcacatttggcaaatggatgtaacttatgtttcttcctttggtcgtttaaaatatgttcatcaggccgggcgcggtggctcaagcctgtaatcccggcactttgggaggccgagacgggcggatcacgaggtcaggagatcgagaccatcctggctaacacggtgaaaccccgtctctactaaaaaatacaaaaaactagccgggcgaggtggcgggcacctgtagtcccagctactccagaggctgaggcaggagaatggtgtaaacccgggaggcggagcttgcagtgagctgagatccagccactgcactccagcccgggtgacagagcgagactctgtctcaaaaaaaaataaaataaaatatgttcatcatacaATTAATACATGGTCACATTTCCAATGGGCTACACCATTACCCTCTGAAAAGGCTgactctgttattactcatttacTTGCTTTGCAGTTACGGGAGTTCCTGCTGAattaaaaactgataatgcccctgcttaTTGCTCTCGTAAATTGGCTGCCTTCCTCTATACCATATACATCATTCCACTGGTATTCCATTTAATAGTCAAGGCCAAGCAATTATTGAAAGAGCCAATGCTactttaaaattacaactttCAAAACAAACGGGGAAATGGGCAAGATTCCCCCaaacatcaaattctgaaagccctatttactttaaattttctcaaccaTTGGCGCCAATTACGGCAATCAGCAGTGGTAAAACATTTTCAACAACCTTTAGAAAAGCCACAAAATAGTAATCTGTGGGTGTATTATCCTTCATTACAAGgacaatatttaaaaggaaaagttttacaatggggcCGAGGCTATGCTCTTGTGCGTACAGGTGCCGGAGACGAGTGGTTTCCATCTCGACGGTTTTAACAGTGCCATGGCGAAGAGGAGCCGATCcgaagagttcctgaaggaattCCAGGTCCTAATGAGCGCTCAGAGAACATTCACCTTCGGAACTCAACGTGCAGAGCCTCCGACATGGGGACAGCTGAAAAAGctcactcaggaagctgaaggggTTGTTCAGCAAGCTGGACAACCAAAAACGCCACTGACTTTATTTTTGGCTATGCTGGCTGTAGTGAATTGCCAGGTAACAGCTGGAGAATTTATATACTGggcttatattccctttccacccttatATCAAGGTGTGGCATGGGGAAACAAAGAGGTCCCAGTATTTACTAATGATACTGTTTGGATGCCATCACCGTTTTTAAACCAGGATCCTAAATTAGACACTGGCACAGTGAATAGTTCATATCAATTTGGGGTTGAAGGGTTACCTATATGTCTTGGGAGTAGTTCACATTGTCTGCATCCTTCTCATGAGGCTTGGGCTGTTCGTTATAACCATAGTCACATTGCTGCCTTTACTATGATTTTTGTTGCTCAAAGTTTTAAGTATAATCATACTGCATTACTAAATGAAACTCTGCCCACTACATTATCTTTATGCCCTATCCCTGATGTGTACGGAGGTGTTTCCCAATTAGAGTGGACTAGGTGTAGAGGTAGTAGGCCGCGATTATTAttagaagtaaaaggaaaaagttggccgggcgtggtggctcaagcctgtaatcccagcactttgggaggctgagatgggcggatcacaaggtcaggagatcaagaccatcctggctaatacagtgaaaccccgtctctactaaaaaatacaaaaaactagctgggcgaggtggcgggcgcctgtagtcccagctactcgggaggctgaggcaggagaatggcataaacctgggaggcggagcttgcagtgagctgagatctggccactgcactccagcctgggcgacagagcgagactccgtctcaaaaaaaaaaaaaaaggaaaaagtcgtAATTACCTTGTCACAGATTGGAGTGTACATGGAGATTTTCGAACTAAATTTAGTCATGTCAACCTACGTTGGCATAAAGGTAATCACAGCATTGCTGCAGATggcaatgaaactattatttCGCATGATGGTGGTCTATCACCCCCtatgccacatttggctaataCTTCACAAATACAAAGTCATACTTGGAAGTTGCTAGCTGCTGGTAAACTAATGTTCACTTTCATGGGAAACATGTCCTTAAATCTTACTAATATTGCTAATCCTTTCCATATATCTTTGCATCGAAATAGATCTAGATATGTCGTTGCATGTGTAAAGAAACCTTATTTGTTATTTGCAGGAAtctttaaatgggataataatacaggGGTAGTTAGCTATACGGGCAATTGTACATTCTTAAGTTGTGTAAATACTACTTGGTGGAATAATAATTGAAATGAGTCTCACTCcgatttatatattttgagagccagaaaagaaaactggctaCCTGTAAACTTAACACGCGCTTGGAGTGAATCTGCTGGGGTTActcaaatttacaaaataatgcaAGATCTTGTCCACCGCAGTAGGAGAATGGTTGGAATCGTCGTGACGGCGTGCTAGGACTTGTAGCAATTGCCTCCACTGCCACTGTTGCTGGATTAGCTTTACATCAGAGTATCCAAAATGCAGAATTTGTACAACAGTGGCATGAACAGTCCCATTTGTTGTGGCAACAACAACGAAACATAGATGCGCATCTGACTGAATGAGTGGATAATTTGGAGCAAGTAGTTTCTTGGATAGGTGATCAATTGACAGTGTTGAACACTCGAGCTTTGTTAAAATGTGATTGAAATACTACCcaattttgggccaggcgcggtggctcaagcctgtaatcccagcactttgggaggccgagacgggcggatcacgaggtcaggagatcgagaccatcctggcgaacacggtgaaaccccgtctctactaaaaaatacaaaaaactagccgggcgaggtggcgggcgcctgtagtcccagctactcgggaggctgaggcaggagaatggcgtaaacccgggaggcggagcttgcagtgagctgagatccggccactgcactccagcctgggtgacagagcgagactccgtctcaaaaaaaaaaaaaaaaaaaaaaaaaagaaatactaccCAATTTTGTATTACTCCTGTTCCTTTTAATAGCACTATACATAACTGGACTGAGATAAAGAAACTTGTAATTGGCCATAACAATCTTTCCCTGGAAATACAGGAATTAacacaaaatatttctgaaacatttcacaATCAGTTACCATTGTTAACTGGAGCAGATTTAATGACTGGTATTGCACAAAGCTTGACGTCTTGAAACCCTATGAACTCTGTAAAAACTTTACTGACTTCTGTTTCTAGTAACGTATTGATTGTTGTTCttgcctttgtcattttcacagtctgctgGAGATGGTGTCAGAGGTCAAACACTGGGTCCCAGCGAGCCCAACATGtgatgatggttttaaaagaaattcaaacctgTAAATAAAGAAGGGGGAGATGTAGAGGACTAGGTGCTCGCAAACGAGatgttcccgataagtcctgctcttgcaaacaaaGCAGGACGTTCCTTCTCTGcaaacaggaagaacaaaggaatcagctgcaaacagcagactcTGGGAACTAGTTAATGTTTAAGCGTCTTGAGAAatcagaaagtcagggaaaggtcagaaaaacagcTCGTGTCTTGTGACGTGGTAAAATTCCACAAACggttgtataaaataaagcagagcttGCCGTTCGGCAtagccgccatgtttgtcttgtatGTTCATTTGTTTAGGAAACAGGTGGACCCCAAcagagggggtaggggggagcgAGTTCTGCAGTCATCCCTTCTGACCCCCTGGGTTCACTCAGGGCTGGGCCTCCTGAGCATTTTGCTCACCTCGCCCTCTGGCCATCGCGTTCCCCCGGGATGTGGACTCCAGTCAATAGGCGAAGCTGGATCCTGGACTATATGCTGCCCAATAACTGCTGTTACCGCGTGGTGCCGCACAGTTCCAGGCTCTTGGTGCCCAGAACAAAGATTTGGACGAGTCACACAGAGATAGCAAAGCAGCAAGTTTATTAAGCACAGTATTCCACTCTCGGAGGGGAGAGCGGACTGACCTCTGCGAGATAAGATCAGCCCCAGCTTGGtgtagtttgggtttttttttttttttttccgacgtagtctcactctgttgcctgggctggagtgcaatggtacggtctcggctcactgcagccttcgccttccgagtagctgggattacaggcgcctgccaccacgcccggctaatttttgtagttttagtagagatagtgtttcaccatgttggccaggcttttcttcttttcccaagGCTGCCCAATTTGTAGCCAGTGTCTACCTTTTTGAATGATAGGTGTGTTGCTTAGTTACTTTGGCCCCTGTGCGCTTGAGGGccgtcgttttttttttttttttttttttttgagacggagtctccctctgtcgcctgggctggagtgcagtggccggatcttagttcattgcaagctccgcctcccgggttcacgccattctcccgcctcttCATTCCATAATTTTAAGTACATGTATGATATGCTGTCCATATGCATGAGCGCTAATGAACTGGTTATCCTTATGTTAAGGATACTTTTTGTCTTTAATGCGCATGCTTATGCCTAAAGAGCTGTTCCTTACTGGTTTTGTCCTGATTTCCCCGGCCATGGGATTTTTACTCAGTTTTtaatcttccttttgttttctcttctcagcTTCTGCTATTTATCTTGCTTCTTGCTCACCCGCCCCTTCACCTTGCGTCTGCTCTCTGCTCTTTGCTTTTACTTATTTTGCCCTTTATCCAACGTTTAATTCTCTTTGCTCTTCTGCTTCATTTTCcttgttctcctgcctcactgtcAGTCACCAACCTTAAATGCCTGCAAGGTAACTGGAAACTTTGGACAACTGCACAGTCTCCTGCATCTATATCTTTGGGGAGCACTCCATACCAGATTCCAGGTTTGCCAGGGCTGGTGGGACAAGGGCCTTCCTTCCTCAATTCAAAcaatttgtaaaccaaaaagtatctgaaacaggtctcaatcaattgaCAGGTTTATGTAgacaaggttaaggacatgcctgtaatcccagcactttgggaggccgaggtgggcagatcataaggtcaggagtttgagactagcctggccaacatggtgaaaccctgtctctactaaaaataaaaaaaagaaaaaagaaaaatttagccaggtgtggtggcaggcacctgtaatcccagctactcgggagactgaggtaggagaatggcttgaacactggaggcggaggttgcagtgagctgagattgcgccactgcactccagcctgggcaacagagtgaggctgtgtctcaattcttttttttttttttttttttttttgagacagtcttgctctgttgcccaggctggagtgcagtggaacaaactcagctcactgcaacttctgcctcccttgttcaagcgattctcttgcctcagcctcctgagtagctggaattacaggc
This Rhinopithecus roxellana isolate Shanxi Qingling chromosome 8, ASM756505v1, whole genome shotgun sequence DNA region includes the following protein-coding sequences:
- the LOC115899162 gene encoding endogenous retrovirus group K member 8 Rec protein-like; its protein translation is MAKRSRSEEFLKEFQVLMSAQRTFTFGTQRAEPPTWGQLKKLTQEAEGVVQQAGQPKTPLTLFLAMLAVVNCQSAGDGVRGQTLGPSEPNM